The Candidatus Coatesbacteria bacterium genome segment CGTTGTCCCACCAGTCGAGGGTGTTGCCGGACTGGGAGGCCGAGAGGATGTCGATGTCGCCGTCGTAGTCGGCGTCGATGGGGGTGACCTCACGACAACCCGAGTAGCCGGTGGTGACGGCGTGGTGGGTGAAGCCGCCGACGCCGTCGTTCTCGAACCAGTCGATCCGGCCGTTGCGGCTGCTGGTTACCAGGTCGAGGTCGCTGTCCCAGTCCATATCCTTGGCGACGCAGCTGTAGGCCTCGGTCATCCCGGTGTAGATGACGTGCTCCAGGAAGGCCTGGGTGGGATCGGTCCAGTTCTCGTCGTACTCCCACCAGACGATCTCGCCGTTGTTGCGGCAGGAGAAGGCGACGTCGGTCCAGCCGTCGTCGTTGAAGTCGCCCTGGGCCAGGCCGATGTTCTCGGCGCCGGAGTGACCCGAGGCCACCAGGACGTGGATCTCCCAGTCGAAGTCACCCTCGCCGGCGTTCCAGCCCAGGTTCTCGAACCATTTCAACGGTGAACTCTGATAGGCGCCGGCGAAGATATCCAGATCGCCGTCCTGGTCGAAATCGACGGCCACGCCCATGTCGACCTGGGGGAAGCTGGGATCGATGACGTGCTCGGTGAAGTTGCCCGCGCCGTCGTTTTCGAACCACACGAAGCGGTTGGAGCCCTGGTCGATGCCCATCAGGAGATCGCCGTCCTCGTCGAAATCAAGGTCGCAAACCGTGAAGGCGACGTAGGCGCTGTTCTCCAGGATGACCTGGGAGTCGCCGAAGACGCCGTCGCCCAGGTTTTCGAACCAGACGAAGTCCTCGGAGACCGAGGAGGAGACCAGAACGTCGTTATCGCCGTCGCCGTCGACATCGCCGGGCTTGGCATAGTAGGCGGCGTTGTGCGAGCCGATGTTTTGCTGTTCCGGAGCGGAGCTGGGCAGGAAGGCCAGCCAGAGATCGCCCCAGTAGTAGAAGTTGACATTGGAGCTCGAGGCGAAGGTGTTGCCGAACTGTTGGATCGGTCCGGGCTCGAGGGGGCCGCCGCCCCAGGTGTCCTGGGTGACGACGTAGGCCGCGGCGGGCAGCGCCGCGAGTAAGGTTACGAGAAGAAAGCCGAGAAAACGTTTCATCATCCCTCCCCTGCGTTGATCCGCACACGAGCCGCAGCCGGGGTGCGGTGATCCATGGTTGTCCTGAGCGCTGCTTCGAGTAACATCGCTGGACGCCGGCCCGGGGCGCCACTCTGATCGGGTAACCTGGCGGGCCGGCGGCTCAACCGTGGCAATTACCGGCTCGCAGCCGGTCGGTTGAGCGGCGGTCTGTACGAGGCTCAGCACCGAGCCGGTGCGAAGCTGGAAAATGAACGTGAGGTACGGTGCCGATTTCTCTACGCATTCGTTGGCGAACGGCGGATTAGCACGGACACCTGGTCATGTTGAAGCCACCCCACGGGACGGCCCGCGACAGAGCTCGTGGTGGACGGACAGGACAGCACGGCCCAATTGTTCAGGCCGGCGTCGGAAAACCAGGCGGGGGACTGGATTAAGCCGGCTCCGAGCTAATGAACCCGGAACTGTTGACAATACTGATCTACGAACAGATTGCAGAACAGATTGCAGTTTAACTTACCGATAGCTTCTTCTACAACTAATATACATCCAAAAGCCCCCGACGGCAAACATTTTTTCGCCTTTTCTTGCCAGTGGGGGCGAAGTATGGTACGATGCCTACCCGCCTTTGGGTAA includes the following:
- a CDS encoding T9SS type A sorting domain-containing protein, with product MMKRFLGFLLVTLLAALPAAAYVVTQDTWGGGPLEPGPIQQFGNTFASSSNVNFYYWGDLWLAFLPSSAPEQQNIGSHNAAYYAKPGDVDGDGDNDVLVSSSVSEDFVWFENLGDGVFGDSQVILENSAYVAFTVCDLDFDEDGDLLMGIDQGSNRFVWFENDGAGNFTEHVIDPSFPQVDMGVAVDFDQDGDLDIFAGAYQSSPLKWFENLGWNAGEGDFDWEIHVLVASGHSGAENIGLAQGDFNDDGWTDVAFSCRNNGEIVWWEYDENWTDPTQAFLEHVIYTGMTEAYSCVAKDMDWDSDLDLVTSSRNGRIDWFENDGVGGFTHHAVTTGYSGCREVTPIDADYDGDIDILSASQSGNTLDWWDNDGSMNFTQLSWATGYGGAHGVVTSSFTDTRAPVGLSTANTGDSIDWWQITEGFQASGVLTSSVLEAVVEEPDWRMFIWDEYLRPDTDIEFYVRAGASYDDCIAAAWEGPFSQSFDLSTAVDDGLRYLQYQVELTSNDADYSPTLFTVDVYYTDLLAADPLTIEVDDRDEGLLVNWTNEGTAASYDLLRAPAVDAELEMAYQKLNDRPLPGEPSQRFLDRGVRGGLDYAYKVRVVDQDGKTATYGPVFAAHHDGSLPPQAALLQSHPNPAVGLTTITFELPEAQTVSLELFDVSGRLLRRLIESQPLSAGRHTCTLNTAGLTNGVYLYRLSTPDLDVHRRLVVNR